Below is a window of Strix uralensis isolate ZFMK-TIS-50842 chromosome 8, bStrUra1, whole genome shotgun sequence DNA.
AGTACCTACTTCACAGCTTTGTGAGATGAGGATAAATAAACTATttcaaaacttgaaagaaaacataGAGATGAGTCTTACAgataaactttgatttttaaattaaggcaGCTTCAGCAGGAATTTCAAGGCTTTtgttgaaaacagaatttttgtaATACCAAAAGTGTACTCATGCTTTGCAGCTAGAGCTCTGATTTACCGTCCAGTTCTCCTAACTTTGATGATCAAAACGAGCAAAGATATGTGCATCGAATACCAGGTTTGCTCTCAGCAAAAGTCAGTGTTTGGTCAATAGGTAGAATGTGGCGATTCTGAAAACCAGTTCATCTCTCAGGCATGGGAGTGAGGTACCTCTGAATGAATCGTTAACTCCGTGTCCAAGAGGCAGACTGGAAATTCAGAATTACAGGAAGCTGTTGTTTTTCTCACAAGTGAATGATGAAAAGGAATATATAAGGGAAGGGCTAAGGAAGCCAAAGGAAAGCACTAAATGGAAATCCCATACCAAAGTAAGACCTTAAGAAAGGTGACTCTAGTAGGTGTATCATACACCTGAAACAAACATGGATCCTAAAACTTTCCAGTAAAATACTGCAGGAGCTGGAGTGGGAATTTGTTTGGCTCATCTGAAGGGACAGATGTGCaattcttccccctctcctctcagcTAATAAAAGGGTGAAGTCAAATAATTGCACAAGAAATGGTACTTCAAGTATTTAGAAACACGGCCTGCATGTCTCACCGGTGGGATTGTGCGTAAGCTGGGGGATTTGTGCACCTCGTGAAATAAAGCTGCGACTTCCAGCAGTCCTAATGTATGTCGAAGGCACGATTTCATGTCCTGCGTATAGGTCTTTCTTCCTTCTATACGAGTCCGCACAAGATGACTGATGGTAAAGAGCAGTAAAATGAAAAGTAGACAGAATGGATATTTTGTTCAAAATTCATCTATTCCAATATCAATGGCATTataatcacacacacaaaaaaatgtatatacaacAAATACTAACCAGTTGCTTCATTTTTCACAACAGTGCCCATACATACCCCCATGCTTCTACACACCTTACAAAATGCTAAATTGGACGCACATGCTGAAAATGAATTTCTGACCcgttaagaggaaaaaaaaaagtcctgctgcCTTTGCCTGCTCAGCTCTGACTCCTGAAGGTAAAACTGCCCCAAACCCCGCTGGCACCAGGGCTTTGGCCAGGGAGGGTGGGAGGGCAGGATGCTCGCAGCTCCCGATGccacctctcctcccttccccggACACACTGCGCTGGGTCCGATGGGGTCAGCTAAGCTACTCATGGGCTTTACCCAGAAGAGGGTGTAAAAATATCATCCCCTTTCTCTGGGTCCTCTCACGTGCCGGGATTCGCGTGTGCAATGGCAGGTGTCCAGGGCACACGCCTATCCCACTGggcaaataaaactgaaaggCCAACGACAGGGATGCTACCTATATTTtgtaatgtgtatatatatatatatgtatacatatataatatatacatatatatatttgccaACTAGTACAGTACAAACTATTTCTGAATTAATTCATCCAGGAGCTGGAGGTTAATGCTGGAACCTATCTGAACTCTATAtcctttgcattttgtttctctccccctcGAGCTGAAGCAAAGTTTGGGTGAGTTTGTGGCTTGCAAAGCACAGCTGTCCAGTAGCTTTTGAAGAATTGCACTTGGAGTAATTCAAGTTTCTGCAGTTCAAATACATGTACCCTGCTTTTCCTGATGCTCATGCATGTACCAGCATAACTCAAAAAACCTGACCACAGTGTAACAGTGTAAAAGTTAAacttttcctctggaaaatgtAACCGGAGGTCAGCAGAAAACAGCCTAGTtgaaggtaaaataaataaataaataaataaaagaagtgAAACTTCTCAGaacatttcaaaatgcagcatgGCTTTGGGTAAGGCTGTAATGGACGGTTTAATCCGATGCGTTCATTGCGGAGGTACTTCCAGCAGTCCTATTTGCTCCGCTGCCTTTGCTGACATCGAGCAGGAAAGTTGCTTCATCAATTTGTGTCTTTCCATATGGAAGACTGAGCCACTCTTAGTGCCTTCTAGACAGCACTGGTTTTGCAGATCCATAGATGAGTTAATGTTTGCATGGGTCTGAAAAGATGCCAAGTGCCACAAGAGCTTATCCTACCACCTAGAAATTCCACCTGCCTCCAGGAAGCAAATATTTCCTCCCAAGGGCATTTGCTGCTGTTTAATACTGTTAGTTCTGCTGGGTAGGAAATCCCAGAGGACAAGTGTCATTTTAAGGCAAGACATCTGTACATCTACATGCTTCTGAACCACAGATTAGATCTAACGCACCAGTCCCTTATCAACGGGGCTACCGGTGTTTCCAGGACAAGCGACTTGGCAAGACGCTCAGTTGTGAGTGATGATTTAAACAGCcttttacatttcaaatacaCTTCATGGTGTGGGTATGGACACACATAGCTGTTTCCTCAATGGAAGTTAATGTCTGTCCCTACGGCCGCTCAGCCgccctctcctgctcctttccAAAGGGGCTTATCTCCAGCACCCAAAACCATTTAGGGCAAAGCATTTGCTCGTGTCTCAGCACTGATCCGAAAGCTGCTGAAGAGCTGGGTGCTGCTCAGCTTTGGctctggggtgggtttttttgcatgcatGAGTTTGGATACTCCATCCTCACCAGGCATGACCTGCTCACACCACAGCACTGGAGACACGCATCATCTGATAGCCACCAGGCACAGTACCAAAGCCATCCTCCACCCCAGAGTATTTATTTAATAATGATAATATAATAAAAAGCTCATTACAAAACCTAGGAGTACTACAaatatttccagtatttcttttaaagacaaaattgtTCTGCTGCCGGGTTTATAATCCAACAACTGCTGTGTTGGATTTAGTGTAAGAGAACTTAacagcaaaactgattttttttggaaGCTTTCTACTTTGTGCGACTTCTGGAAAAATTGGAGCTGTAAAGTCACGTTAGTGAGAATCCAAGCGTAATCTGTAACAAAAGTAAGgcaattttgtgtttttaaaaaaaagggactTCAAGCTGAAAATGTCCATTTAACTGCCAGTAGATGGCAAAAATATCCCGTATTTGTCTTCATTACTTAAAATGATTAGTACAAAAGGCTTAATGTGTTGTTCTCTTCCTTGCTTCTCATAGAAACTTGCAGAAAGTATAAATTAAAGTGCAACTGTACAAAAAAAACTAGCAAAAAACCTCAATGGGTTATAAGAAGCTATCAAAAAGAcggattaaattttttttaaagttgaatgaCCTGGGACCAGCAAAAGTTctcctttgctttgtttcttaaaacaaaacacaaaaaaagaaaaaaaagaaaagaaaaccacccAGGATTTTTTTGGCAAAGTTTTCATAAAGCATTTGTTCCTTGACTGATTAGACTATTATGCTCCTTCGCAATCAAGTAAACGGAATTAAATACCATAGCAAAGCCAAGCAGATGCCAACGCTGCCCATTAGATTAAGCctgtgtaataaaaaataataattcttttaaacaaagaagTCACACGTGCATTAGAGTCTACCCTTGAATAACAAGAATTTAAccttaaaaaaccccatagtttgtcttaaaaaataaaatcctatccTTCAGATAGCCAGTAGTAAAGAAACAGTAAAACTCTGAATTCAGATATCCCTGCCTTATCAGCGGAGGTCACAGTCCggtgagcagcagcaggacaggagaGCCCTTCGGCATGAAAAGCGAGTCTCCGGCAGCGCAAAGCCGCGAGCAGGGAAGGTGGGGAAGGCAGATTTGGCAGCGATTTTGGGGTGGTGACAACAGGCGAAGGTTCCTATGGGAAAGGTGAGAGGTAAATGCTTCGGAGCTGGGCGATGCTGCCGGCTCTCACCCGGCAGTGATGATTCCCACCCTTGGGCGAAGCATGGGCAAAGGGCTGGGTTTTCGGGTGGCTCATCGGCATCCTGCCCTCAGTCCGTGGCTCATCTGAATCCTGCTTGGGATTCAGCCCCTGGAGCTGGCGGTGcggcaggggagggtgagcggGTTGGAGCAGGGTGACGATTAAGGgctgaaaaaaaggcaagcagcCTTCAGCTCTGAATGTGGTGAACAGGTCAGTGCTATCTGAGACTATCAgaagcaggaaataaaacaccTTATGGCACACTCCTCTGCAAAGACTTGACACGTGGAGGCTTTCCCATGGCACGTTTGCAACAGGACCTTTGCACTTCCCACCTTCCCTCCTCATCTttagcagggggaaaaaaaacagaagggagGGATGGCATATTGCACTAGTGCAGAAGCACCTAAGCAGCTGCTAGTTTTAGGAGGAAAGTGTTACCAGAGGCCAGCAGCCCCACCAGCACCTAGGTGCAAACGCTGCAGAGCTACTTCATTACCCCTCCACTCTGTTTCACGTAGCTCCTGGCCGACCCCTCTGACCTGGCTCAGCCCATCCTGCCCCTGCTCTGCACAGCAAAGGGGATACAACATCAACCTCACTGCATGCTACCTACATCGCAGAAAGCTTGGCCATGGCTCTGTTAACTCAGGATGAACCAGGGGGGAGGTGTTTTCCAAAAACTCAGTAATACATTTGCTACTCTACAGCCATGCCAGCATTTCCCATTCAgttcactaagaaaaaaaagggtATTGGATACATTTCACCACGAGTGAAATGAAGTTAATTTCCTCAGTGCCTTGTTAGAGGGGAGTATGTTTTGGATCTGGAATTGGCCATGTGTCACAGGCTATGGAGCGgtgaggggcagaggaggaggaggaggaacgaAGCAGAAGAAACAAGGAACGGACAAGCCGGACCAGATCCTCACAGTGCAATACCATGTGCAGAGGGACCGGTGCCTCAGTGCCGCCCGTCAGCGAGCCAGGGCCATGATGAGGCTGGCGCACATCTCGAAGAAGTCCATGGTGTGGCTCCCCAGGCGCGGCGTCACCGAGGGGATGCTGCCGACGAAGGAGCCGCTCAGAGAGCCCATCAGCGACTGGCACTCGGTGGCCGCGGCAGCATCGATGCTCAGCCTCGGACGGTGCAAGCCAGCAGCGGAGCAGGAGCGCTGCGGCGTGGACGAGCCGGATCTCTGCTCCATCACGTCGTCTGgaatatagaaaaagaaaagaaaaaagaaaaagtggcatTAGTTTGGCATCTGCAAGGCATGTTTGGTAAGGAACTAGTAAGAGTAGTGGAGACAAATGGATCAAATGGGCTTTCACTGACTTGAAATAGCTGCATaagcatttcaaaatgcaaagaatggtttttaaatatttttttttaaactgccagaTTTGCCACTTTATGTGTTTTACATCTCATGTTGCACCATTTCCTGCTTACCATCTATGCTTTTGAAGTCCAAGAGATAGCTGCGGTTGTCAACTTGGTAGAGCTGCAGGCTCATCTTCACGTAATTGCCTGTCACCGGGTTCTTGCGGCGCACTCTGAGGTGGTAGGAGTTCACCACCTGCAACGGGAAACTTGCTTTCAGGAGTAAGATTCAAAGTGGtaagaagaacatttttttcattattttttcctaaatactaGCAAGACATCTTCTGAGAAAAACACAGTTTCTAGAAACAACAATGCCTACAAAATTAAGCAAACGGCTTCATATCCTATTtccttctgtctttaaaaatgcttctgatTCACCAGCTGCTGCAGATGAAGCTGCCATGACCCGTCTGTCAGGCACCAAATTGATGTTTGCTCCTCCCTCACCAGCAGCAAGGGCCATATGAGCCAAAAAGTCCAGTCACGGACCCGCGTACAAGGACTGTGCCCACGAAACCAGGGCAGGCTGGGCAGCTGGGGAGAGTAACCTCTCCCATCGTCACAGCTAAATTCAGTGTTCATGAATCAGCCTCGAGCTGTGTATTTTCTCTTGCCGCTTCCCACCCCACAATCTGTTGCATCTCATTTGCAATGAGATCTTTTCTCTGTGCTATATTTACGAAGCAATTGCGCGGATGGGAGAACTAGTTCGATGAAGAGTCACATCTGAAGCTATTCTTAGGGTGGGAAAGACTATTGTGAAACCTCTTCGTACAAAATAAGCTCCACTGCCTACATGAAGACGTTGGGCTGACTTGGTTTGTGAAGCTGTACCAGAAATACATCAGATTTGTTCGCTCTCTGTAAAACCATGCAGCTAACAAATGTCTGGCTGGTGTAGGCATATACATCTGGAGACAGCCCATCTCCTGGCTGGTGCAGCGAAATCAGGTTTCTGGGCACTACTTGGCTTTAAATACGTCATATCATCAAAAATAAGCAGGAGATAGGAGGCTTTGAAGAAGCAGCACAGTGACATTCACATCATACAACCCTTGGGACTTGGAGTGAGGAGTGTATCACCTCTGCTGATGATCTGGGCTGAAATTCTCACCTTGCTCCTGATGCTCGCAAAAGCCTGCTGCGAAAGGCCATGAGTCAGAAGAGCTCACATCAGTGACTGCACCGAGATTTAGGGAATCAGGCTCAGGAGCAAATATTAAAGCCTAACTTAGGGATTTATTAATCAGACTTTGAAAAAGACTGTGACTAAATGCTGTATAGCTCTGAAGATATATCTGAAGTGAGTGCTGTCAACTAAATGTCATCTGGGTTTAAATTAAGCTTCAAGAAGCTGAGCCCTAAACAGGGGAAGCAGTAAGTGAAAGCACATCTGGTCCATGAGCACCACTCCATCTCCATTGAGGAAAGTGCCACCACATCAACGGTACAAGCTCCTGCCCCCAATGCCCCGCTGTCCCTCATGTGTGCATCTTTTAAGAAGATGCATATCGTGCCATTTCAGCACACATGGCTGCTAGGACCCAAGCAGAAATAACACGAGTTACTCTGCTCAGAAGCACTCGAGATGACCTCGCAAGGAATTAGTCCCTAAAATTAGAAATGTGACTGGCTCCTCTTATCCCTGCAGCTGAACAAGGCAGAATCACCTTTCCAGTCAGAGGCTTagagaattcagaaagaaaactctTATTTCATGCCATAAATAAACACCACAGATACTGAACCACAGCTAGCATCTTAATTCACTGTGTTTGTATTCATGAGAAATAACAGGGATAATCACAAGGTGTGGGCATTTATTTGGAAACGAGTGAGGCTGTACCCACTTATTAACCTCCCAGAGCAATTCAGCTCATGAAAAAAAGACCCTTGAAAACCACCACGAAGCACCACGTTCCCTACCTTCCACTCAAAGTCCAGCTGTTTCATAGCACGGTACACCTCGGCCATAATGTCATAGGGTTTGCTCTGGCTGCGGATTCCCAGGTGCCACTTGGCCTTTTTGACAGTCAGGGGTTTTGGCTTCGTGGTGTTGAGGGCATCCAAAGGACATCGCGCTTTGGGGCTGTCCGCTACCAACGGCGGCATCCGCTCGGGGTGCGGCTTCACCCCAGGAGGGATGTGCATGGCGCTGTCGTCCATGAAGGAGCCGGTGGGGGGGCTGGAGGCGAGGTAGAACTCACTGGCTTGGTTCATGATCCTCCGGTTGTCGATGACAAGGTGGTAAGCCACTGCCAGCTGGTCCTGAGGGTCACCGCTGTACAGGCTGTTCATCACCTCCGACTCCGTGCATTCAAACTTCTCGCAAACTTCCCGAACTGCATCATCATCGATGACGGTGGCGTCGTAAGAAGGATCCTCTGGGAACAGGTAACTGGGCAGCTCCTCCTTAAACCACTCGTgttccctggggaaaggcagggaggagCCACCATGAGCTCTGTGGAAGGCAAACTGGGGCAACCACTGCCACCAGTCCCTTGCTTGGTCTAGACAAGACTAATCCTCAGCTGCAGACTGGGAAGTTCAACCCAGCCCTGCACAGTCGCCCCAGTATTGCAACAGCTATGACACTTGGCAAGCATGGCTGCTTGCTCACTTGGCTTTGAAGTAAGACCTCAGCACTTATGAGATGCTCATGGTTTTTGATTACTATGGGTCTGATAGAGATACAGAGCATCAAAGCTATCCACACACCTGATTCCTATCAATTTACAATGAAGCCAATGATAATTAAGTGGCTAAGTGCCATAGAGAGCCTTGTCTATAGGTTCTATATATCAACTGTAATCTCACCACATGTGCTGCTGCTCTAACATGTAATTAAATCTTCTAGTCTTAaggaattaagaaataaaaaaggcattttacTTGGTTTTACTTGAAGGGTAAAATTAAGCCCTTCCATTGCAAATGCATTAAAAACCTGAGAACTGAAAGTCCTAGTAACATTTGTGTATATGCTTAGCACATCAGCTAGATGTAAGGATTACTATAAATTTCATAAAATGCATATCAGGCTCTAGTTttacaaaatgtttctgaaatggcTCAGACTGTGAGAATTTTGAAGTCCTACTACCAGCCATGAACTTTTAATGATCTCTGCAGGCACAAATACCTGCGTAAGGGCCCAGTTGTTCCCTTTACCTTGAATTTCCACAGTGATGAATGCAGATAAAAGGTTCATGGGCACTGTACTCTGACTAGACACGAAAACTgtgctgcatttaaaaatgaaccaTTTGCTCATGTTTTAAACTACATCTGGTATTTACAGATTAAATTAGTAATTCttgtgtttcttctccttttttattgGACAGACACTAAGTACAATAATTATCCTCTTATTCTGAGCTGGTACGCAGACGGAGGTGGTCTTGAAATAAAGTCATGGAAAATGGCTGGTGGATATTAAGTTCTTAGGATTATTGCATGATACAGCTGGCTTTGCTAAGCactattaaaagatttttaaggctattttataatgcaataaaatagcattttatataaatataaaatatatataaaatcatcACCCTGTTCATCATCACATGctgccagccagcagcacccacctCTCCATCAGCACAGAAGGGTGCAGGAGTGCTCTTTGAATCATTTGGGACAAAAAGCAGCTGGATTAGCTGACTACTCCTGTAAATCAGCCTGCCCACCTGCCACTGGGTGACCCCCAGGACAGCCACGGGTATGCTGGAGCCCCCTGAACACAGCcagcccaccccatcccacctgggCTGACCTGATGTCCTTGATGGTTGCTCGCTTGAGAGGGTCAACCTGCAGCATGTGCATGAGGAGAGTGGCAACGGAGCGGTTGAGGTATTCAGGGATGTAAAACACACCTCCTCGGATCTTCTTGAAGAGGGTGGGGACGTGCTCGTCATCAAAAGGCAGAGTGCCGCAGAGAAGGGCGTAGAGGATAACGCCACAGCTCCAGATGTCCACCTCCGGGCCAGCGTACAGCCTGTGCAAAGGTAAGGGCAGGAGAAAGGTGTCACCCCCCCATCCTTCTCTCCTTAGTTAGGGTGCAGGTCCCACTGGGTAAGCTGGTACCTGCTGCCAGCTCCATCTgggccagagctgcagcccacGCTGGGGCTGCTCGTGCCAGTGCCCACAACCAAACCTGCCTAAGACAAAATCACTCAGGGGCAAGGGAAAATGACACAGGAGAGCTGGTGCTGGCTGCCCACGCTCCTCTGGACAGCCATATACATCACTGCCTCTGCCAGACCTTCCAAAAAGCCAAACCCCACACTTCCAAGAGCTCTGTCAGGCTGTTTGTCCTTTGCCCCAAGGGCTCAGCCAGCAATTTCTATTCATTCAGCGAGGCAGATTAAACGACAGCAGATACTACACCTCTGAGTGTTTATTTTCGGTTGAAGTTTATGTGCTGGTATGCAAGAGCTCCCACTTCTGACAAGCTGCTAATGTGCTTCCTGGCATCACCAAGTCAGGACACCCCAAATATatgggttttgctgctgcttgctTGCTCGATTTGTTTATCTCTTTTTGCTACAACTGATGCTTTCTCAGAGATTTTGGAAGGCAGTGCTTACCCTTGGGCTGTAAAACCCTACCAAAATACAGAGGttgaaatgaaaatacagaagtcTCTTCATGAAACCTCAGCATCCTGCACTTGCTCCTCCGGAAGAGCATCACTGCAGACTCACCAGAGTACAAAAAGCACCAGTCATGCATGCAACCACTCTCTGAACACCACCAAAACACTAGTTCTGCTTCTCCAAGGGTGAGACTTTCCCTGCTGAGGCCAGGGACAGCAGCAAAGCCAATTTGGAAATGCAGACCATTAGCTAGATGTCCCCTTGGACCTGCCTCCATGCCCGATTCCAACAGATAGAAAGCCTGATTCTTTTACTGATAACTGCATTGCCTGAACAGTTGATTGGACTTTTAAGCCCAAATGAGATGCACTTTTATGACTCTGAAACCTGAGCTGTCATGCTCTACTGCTTTTGTGCTCTACCCAGCAAAGGCAGCCGGAGCCGGGAACCAGCTCAGCGCTGCCCTGCACACCCACCAACAAGGCATTCATCCCGCTGCCGGCACAGCAGACCGTGCCTCTCCCCCACAAACGCAGCTCTCGTACGCTGCTATAGCTCTGAGAAGAGGACAGCCTGGCATATTAATCAGGGGTATCAAACTCAAGCATCACTGATACTGTAAGCGGTACTGATGCGGTAGGGCTGCAGCAGTAGGCAGTGAAGAAGTGCAACATGTAggcttggctttgtttttctctcttacttttgTTGTTAATAAGCTGTATTGCCTGTACCCTTGGAACAATCAGTTTCTGCATACAGGGACTAAATCCTTCTTGTTAATCTGCCATGTGCCTTGTCTCctatacaaacagaaaaaaatgtgcttctgGCCTTTTCAGTAAAGTacatggaaataatatttttttggaATCACGGTATTGTTCCTGGCTTTGTCCCCCTCTTGACAATGAGGATTTACTTGCTTTCACATGTGGAGCTGTAGTCACAACAGGGTTTTTGGATGCTGGTCTAATTCCTAGGATACTCTGCCAACACTCACACTGGTGTAAACAGGGATAAAATAATCATAATCACAGCAAACACACTTTGAacaaaatgttgtatttaaaagCTACAGTTATAGGCAAAAATACGCTGGACTAGGAAAACTAATGCTCATGCAAAGGGCGATTCAAAAATATGGGGCAGATAACAAGATGGGTAGTTTGAAGGACCATACAGAGGCCTGAAAGTTTGAAAATCTGTATTTGCAATCCTTACTATGCTATTATAGAGAGAGTTAGGGAAATAAGTACATTCTATGTAACTCAGGTTCCTGACAGTAAAATATAGGAGGTAACACTTCTGTATCAACATGGAAAAGTCCAAGTCAACCTTGCAGAGTGCATTCAACATGCCATGTGTTGTACAGCTGTTGCACGCTGAGAGATGCAACTTCACTGGAAGTTTGTCAATTCAATTCATCAATTCAAAACAAAGTTATGATGGTTGAACCTACTGTCACAAACAAAACCCCTAGCTTAAGAAACAAGAAGACAAGTATTTTCAGTGCAAGAGTTCAGCAGTGTAGGGAAGTGATTAAAGATCTTCCTTATTCTTCTGTAGCGAATGGTTTTCCTCATTAACACTGTGTTTTATACTATAGGTGGGCAGGAGAGAAGGCAGTGGCCTGGAAAAGCCTTTTCATCTGAAACCTCAGTATTTGCATCCAAAGAGTAATTTTCACCCTCTTTAATTAGCAATATAAGCAGTCAACATCTGCTATCAATAATTCCTCCAAAGTAAACAACTTTAGCAAAACATGGTTTACTATTACAGCTATTGAGAAATGTAATAACCAAGAAAACTTTCGGATTTCTGCCAGCAGATTCACCCAGACATAAAACACAGGCTGGAAGGATTCAGCTGCTTTTACTAGATGTGCAAAGATGTTTCCAATCCAATGAACAAATTTAAAGACCATGTGCTCACATAGGTTCTGATTAGAAGCGGAATGTCCTACCTTCCAGAGATGACTTCAGGGGCTGCATAATTTGGGGAACCACAGCTGGTGCGTAGAAACTCGCCATCTGACATCATGTTGGACAATCCTAAAAACAAGATGTTCACTACATATTGAAGTCTGATGTGAAGGTCCAGCCACAGAGGATTCCCGTGTCACACACAGGAGGAGAGGTATAGCAAGTGGAGGGGGATATTTGGAGGGGAACTGTTGCCACAATTTAGATAGACTCCTTTGAGCTGatttgcaaataataataattgcaaataataataactactattattattgttattattttcacaTCCAACCAAGGAATATTCACTCTAGTCtaatttcacttctttaaatTGCAAAtcccagagcacagaggaaaagaGACATAATTCATCCCAGAGCACTTACTTTATATGGGAATTGCGTGGGGTTATGAAATTAGTAATCTTCAAAAGAATTTATCAGAAGGAACTTTACGCCAGAAAGGACTCACAGGGACCAAGCAGGTAGCCCAGCTATTTCAATGGATTTCAATCAGTAATGCCACTTAAAGACTCCTGTTACTGCTCATTTGTAAAATGAAGTGAGGCCAAGAGCACATGGCCAAACGGAGAACACgcatgaaaataaacacacacagcCAGCTTACCCTGGAATTAACTGCACCGAGTCTGTCTTAAACATAAATTAGCTAAATCTTTATATTAGGTGATTATACTAAAACATAGTGAAGATTTGCAAATTACTTTGCTGCTCCATTCTTAACGCCAGTACAGAAGCAGCTTACAATAAGTAATCCCTGCTTCTGCAAAAAGGCCGGTGTTTATAACTGTGGGCTTTTCAGGTAAAGCAACTGCTAGTGGTTAGGAAAACAGGCTCTGGGTTTTGTAAGGCATGCTACACGGACACGCTCCAGCAAGCGCCTCGGAGCTGGCTGCATTTCTGGAATGCTGCTGGGGTCACATACCAAAATCAGCTATCTTTGCATTCATGTGCGCGTCCAGCAGCACGTTCTCCGGTTTCAGGTCTCGGTGGACAACCATGTGTCTGTGGCAGTAATCCACCGCGGAGAGAATCTGCTGGAAAAGGCGTCGAGCTTCTGCCTCTTCAACCTATGGGTGCAAGGGGACATAGTCCTGAAGGTTGGTCTGCGTGCAGAGCTGGCAAGGGAAGGTTTGACTTAGCAAGGAGCCAAAATGTTCCAGGGTGCAGAGAGAAGATTACAGCGTGCTTGTGACCAGAAGCAGCAAATAAAGCAGATTTCCCCCCTTGCATTATATAATGTGCTAGTGTTTGTAAATGATACAGCCCAGAGACGAAATTAGAAACCTAAATTTACCTGAGCTATCAAGACGAACTTATTGGTGGCACCTATGAGGCCATGGCTTTCTGTCCCAATGGGACCAGTTCTGCTACACAGCACATACAGACCGAGGCTGGACAAAACACCgcagaggatgctgcagggaGCAATTCCTCATGGACAGatggctttagaaaaaaaactaaaggtggaaTACTGTGATTACTTTAATTAGCTATATAGCTATATT
It encodes the following:
- the PRKAA2 gene encoding 5'-AMP-activated protein kinase catalytic subunit alpha-2 isoform X1, yielding MAEKQKHDGRVKIGHYVLGDTLGVGTFGKVKIGEHQLTGHKVAVKILNRQKIRSLDVVGKIKREIQNLKLFRHPHIIKLYQVISTPTDFFMVMEYVSGGELFDYICKHGRVEEAEARRLFQQILSAVDYCHRHMVVHRDLKPENVLLDAHMNAKIADFGLSNMMSDGEFLRTSCGSPNYAAPEVISGRLYAGPEVDIWSCGVILYALLCGTLPFDDEHVPTLFKKIRGGVFYIPEYLNRSVATLLMHMLQVDPLKRATIKDIREHEWFKEELPSYLFPEDPSYDATVIDDDAVREVCEKFECTESEVMNSLYSGDPQDQLAVAYHLVIDNRRIMNQASEFYLASSPPTGSFMDDSAMHIPPGVKPHPERMPPLVADSPKARCPLDALNTTKPKPLTVKKAKWHLGIRSQSKPYDIMAEVYRAMKQLDFEWKVVNSYHLRVRRKNPVTGNYVKMSLQLYQVDNRSYLLDFKSIDDDVMEQRSGSSTPQRSCSAAGLHRPRLSIDAAAATECQSLMGSLSGSFVGSIPSVTPRLGSHTMDFFEMCASLIMALAR
- the PRKAA2 gene encoding 5'-AMP-activated protein kinase catalytic subunit alpha-2 isoform X3, with product MVVHRDLKPENVLLDAHMNAKIADFGLSNMMSDGEFLRTSCGSPNYAAPEVISGRLYAGPEVDIWSCGVILYALLCGTLPFDDEHVPTLFKKIRGGVFYIPEYLNRSVATLLMHMLQVDPLKRATIKDIREHEWFKEELPSYLFPEDPSYDATVIDDDAVREVCEKFECTESEVMNSLYSGDPQDQLAVAYHLVIDNRRIMNQASEFYLASSPPTGSFMDDSAMHIPPGVKPHPERMPPLVADSPKARCPLDALNTTKPKPLTVKKAKWHLGIRSQSKPYDIMAEVYRAMKQLDFEWKVVNSYHLRVRRKNPVTGNYVKMSLQLYQVDNRSYLLDFKSIDDDVMEQRSGSSTPQRSCSAAGLHRPRLSIDAAAATECQSLMGSLSGSFVGSIPSVTPRLGSHTMDFFEMCASLIMALAR
- the PRKAA2 gene encoding 5'-AMP-activated protein kinase catalytic subunit alpha-2 isoform X2; translated protein: MVMEYVSGGELFDYICKHGRVEEAEARRLFQQILSAVDYCHRHMVVHRDLKPENVLLDAHMNAKIADFGLSNMMSDGEFLRTSCGSPNYAAPEVISGRLYAGPEVDIWSCGVILYALLCGTLPFDDEHVPTLFKKIRGGVFYIPEYLNRSVATLLMHMLQVDPLKRATIKDIREHEWFKEELPSYLFPEDPSYDATVIDDDAVREVCEKFECTESEVMNSLYSGDPQDQLAVAYHLVIDNRRIMNQASEFYLASSPPTGSFMDDSAMHIPPGVKPHPERMPPLVADSPKARCPLDALNTTKPKPLTVKKAKWHLGIRSQSKPYDIMAEVYRAMKQLDFEWKVVNSYHLRVRRKNPVTGNYVKMSLQLYQVDNRSYLLDFKSIDDDVMEQRSGSSTPQRSCSAAGLHRPRLSIDAAAATECQSLMGSLSGSFVGSIPSVTPRLGSHTMDFFEMCASLIMALAR